A window of the Cannabis sativa cultivar Pink pepper isolate KNU-18-1 chromosome X, ASM2916894v1, whole genome shotgun sequence genome harbors these coding sequences:
- the LOC115711942 gene encoding leucine-rich repeat receptor-like serine/threonine-protein kinase SKM1, with translation MIFSEFRHQEFGRERKEITNIIMESNRSAAQMIHPTLLIFMSLMLFSTSSTISALHDGKDEIHLLLSFKASINDPFNHLSDWSSSSAAPNNVCKWQGITCKNSSRVSSVELTGKNFTGKLSANLFRLPVIEKVDLSGNQLTGELPKELFGGSNMLRYLNLSNNNFTGDIPSGAILTLEALDLSNNMLKGSISDDIGSFYGLKYLDLGGNVLVGPIPKSIFNISGLEYLTLASNQLSGEIPQKLPKTLKLIYLGYNNLSGQIPSQIGELKNLYHLDLVYNSLTGIIPYSIGNLTQLRYLFLYQNKLNGPIPRSVFELRSLVSLDLSDNFLSGEISEAVSQLRELEILHLFSNKLSGTIPSGLASLPRLQVLQLWSNELSGEIPRDLGKRNNLTVLDLSTNRLSGRIPDGLCDSGRLFKLILFSNSLQGIIPKRLAQCQSMRRVRLQNNLLSGELSPELTKFPLVYFFDISGNSMSGRIDFEGWNMPSLQMLNLARNKFYGQLPKSFGSERLENLVLSENHLAGEIPTSIKNFSRLMQLDFSYNKLSGKIPGELALCDRMVSLDLSHNKLIGEIPASITEMPVLGFLDLSDNQLSGEIPRNLGRVESLVQVNVSHNHFHGSLPPTGAFLAINASSVAGNELCSGDIVSSGLPSCEKSLRKHFSWRLILTCFFIALTSFAILISIVFVLVMINRKRKYLDLKRMENDDGSVWEVQFFDSSIANSVTLNDVVSSVQRGNNVLNNSLGSRKGIAYKGKSSINGTEFVVKEINNDVNFSVIGANFWMDVKGFGKIRHPNVIKLVGVCRSSQKGSGYVVYEYCEGKLLSEILRSLSWERRRSIAIGVAKALRFLHSYCSPNVVLGHVSPDEIVVDDSDEPRLSFTLPGLLQYSSNSKGFPSSSYLAPETSKGVVTEKSDVYGFGLILIELLTGKSPADNEFGVHETFVEWARYCYSDCHLDTWIDPVFGGHVSTHQNQIVETMNLALHCTASDPTARPCANDLYKTLDTVMRTGSCVSGLKVSSFL, from the exons ATCATCATGGAAAGCAATAGATCAGCAGCTCAAATGATACATCCAACACTGTTGATATTCATGTCGTTGATGTTGTTCAGCACGAGTTCTACTATCTCAGCTCTGCATGATGGTAAAGACGAAATCCATCTTTTACTGTCGTTTAAGGCTTCCATCAATGATCCCTTTAACCACCTTTCCGACTGGTCATCCTCATCAGCAGCACCAAACAACGTCTGCAAATGGCAAGGTATCACATGCAAAAACTCGTCCCGAGTCAGCTCAGTCGAACTCACTGGCAAGAACTTCACAGGCAAACTCTCGGCAAATCTATTTCGGTTACCCGTTATCGAAAAAGTAGACCTATCGGGGAACCAGCTCACTGGGGAGCTCCCAAAGGAACTTTTTGGTGGCTCTAATATGCTACGGTACCTCAACCTGAGCAACAACAATTTCACTGGAGACATCCCGAGTGGTGCGATTTTAACACTTGAGGCACTTGACCTCTCCAACAACATGCTCAAGGGGTCTATTTCTGATGATATTGGCTCATTCTACGGCCTAAAATATCTCGATCTCGGGGGTAACGTCTTAGTGGGACCAATCCCGAagtcaatttttaatatttctgGGCTAGAGTACCTCACCCTGGCTTCCAACCAATTGAGTGGTGAGATACCACAAAAACTGCCGAAGACCTTGAAGTTGATTTACTTGGGTTACAACAATCTCAGTGGTCAAATTCCTTCACAGATTGGGGAACTCAAAAATCTGTATCATCTTGATCTTGTCTACAATAGTCTGACTGGAATAATCCCGTACTCAATTGGGAACCTCACCCAGTTACGGTACCTCTTTCTGTACCAGAACAAGCTCAACGGTCCGATTCCTCGTTCTGTTTTTGAGCTCCGAAGTTTGGTTTCGCTCGATCTAAGTGATAACTTTCTCTCCGGTGAGATTTCCGAGGCAGTGAGTCAATTACGGGAGTTGGAGATTCTTCATCTTTTCTCTAACAAACTTTCTGGTACAATTCCTTCCGGTTTGGCTTCGCTTCCTCGGCTTCAAGTTCTTCAGTTGTGGTCCAACGAATTATCGGGCGAGATCCCACGAGATCTCGGGAAACGAAACAATCTCACGGTTTTGGACCTCTCCACTAATCGTCTTTCGGGGAGAATACCAGACGGCTTGTGCGATTCCGGTAGGCTTTTCAAGCTCATTCTCTTTTCTAATTCTCTCCAGGGAATTATTCCAAAGCGTTTGGCTCAGTGCCAGAGCATGCGAAGAGTTCGTCTCCAGAATAATCTTCTCTCCGGCGAGTTGTCGCCTGAGTTAACAAAATTTCCCTTGGTTTACTTCTTTGATATCTCCGGCAACAGTATGTCCGGCAGAATTGATTTCGAGGGATGGAATATGCCTTCACTTCAAATGCTGAATCTGGCCAGAAACAAATTCTACGGACAGTTGCCCAAATCGTTTGGTAGCGAAAGGCTCGAGAACTTAGTCCTATCAGAGAATCATTTAGCGGGAGAAATTCCTACAAGTATCAAAAACTTTTCAAGGTTAATGCAATTGGATTTTAGCTATAACAAACTCTCCGGAAAGATTCCCGGAGAATTGGCTCTCTGCGACAGAATGGTGAGTTTAGACCTTAGTCACAATAAGCTAATCGGAGAAATTCCAGCTAGTATCACTGAAATGCCGGTTCTCGGTTTTCTCGATTTATCGGACAACCAATTGTCGGGCGAAATCCCACGAAATCTGGGCCGAGTTGAGTCGCTCGTCCAAGTCAACGTTTCTCACAATCATTTCCACGGAAGTTTACCGCCTACCGGAGCATTTCTAGCCATAAACGCCAGCTCGGTCGCCGGGAACGAACTCTGCAGCGGTGATATTGTCAGCAGTGGTTTACCATCGTGTGAGAAAAGCTTAAGGAAACATTTTTCGTGGAGGCtcattctcacttgtttttttATCGCTTTGACTTCTTTCGCCATACTTATTTCTATAGTCTTTGTTTTAGTCATGATTAATCGTAAGCGAAAGTACCTGGACTTGAAAAGAATGGAAAACGACGATGGATCGGTTTGGGAAGTGCAGTTCTTCGATTCCAGCATTGCTAACTCTGTCACACTAAACGACGTCGTTTCGTCCGTCCAAAGAGGAAATAACGTGCTTAATAATTCGTTGGGCAGCAGAAAAGGGATAGCTTACAAAGGGAAGTCAAGTATTAACGGAACTGAGTTCGTGGTGAAGGAGATAAATAACGACGTTAACTTTTCGGTTATTGGTGCTAATTTTTGGATGGATGTGAAAGGGTTCGGTAAGATTAGGCATCCGAACGTGATTAAGTTAGTGGGAGTATGTCGTTCTTCTCAGAAGGGCAGCGGATATGTCGTTTACGAGTATTGTGAAGGGAAATTGTTGAGTGAAATTTTGAGGAGTTTGAGCTGGGAACGACGACGTTCGATCGCAATCGGGGTGGCAAAAGCTCTTCGTTTTTTGCATTCTTATTGTTCCCCAAATGTCGTTTTGGGTCATGTTTCCCCTGATGAAATTGTGGTCGACGATAGCGATGAGCCTCGCCTGAGTTTTACCCTTCCTGGACTACTGCAATATTCTTCCAACTCCAAGGGTTTCCCTTCATCATCCTACCTTGCCCCAG AAACAAGCAAAGGAGTAGTAACAGAGAAGAGCGATGTGTACGGATTCGGCCTAATCTTGATTGAGCTCCTTACCGGGAAAAGCCCAGCCGATAACGAGTTCGGCGTGCACGAGACTTTTGTTGAGTGGGCCCGCTACTGCTACTCCGACTGCCATCTCGACACGTGGATAGATCCTGTATtcggaggacacgtgtcaactCATCAAAACCAGATCGTGGAGACCATGAACCTAGCCCTGCACTGCACCGCATCTGACCCTACTGCTAGGCCATGCGCGAATGACCTATACAAAACTCTCGACACTGTTATGCGTACAGGTTCTTGTGTTTCGGGCCTTAAAGTTTCTTCATTTCTTTAa